In Myripristis murdjan chromosome 5, fMyrMur1.1, whole genome shotgun sequence, the genomic stretch GATTCACAGTGAAAATGTCTGAGTTGTGACAGCCACAAATGTGATGTTTAGCAGCGACAGGCTTTTATAGGTGGTTTAAGAACAATATGCATGTGTTATGGCATTTGCGTAATTGGAGTACAGGGGGAAGGGTTGGCGGAAGCATACCTCTCTCACCTTTCTCACCTGCTCTTACATCATTTATGAGACAACTGTGTTTGGTAACcatggtgaaagagagagagagggagtgcaattaaaaaaaaaaaaaaaagttcttaaaattttattttcagtaccAATTTATCAGTTTTAAATAGGGAGAAATGAGTCTGCATCCCCCCTCAGACTCAGAGGTTTTAGCAATTactgtgtgcctgtctgctgtctgtgtcaGATTAGGTGATACCGTGACGATCTGGCAGTGGATCAAATTTTCTCCCTGGAGTGGAGTCTCAAGTTCTTACTTACCCAACTCAGTCTGTCTTGCTATCGACCCCCCGTCCTCAGTTTTGACTTGTCTGCCTTATATCTGGTTACTTTAGCAACATCTGAGCTGAAAGAGTTTCTGGCCAGGGCAAGAGGAGGTGCCATCAGAATAATGAAGATTGTCATCAGAAATGGTAAGCATGAGTCATTCCTTCGATAATGATCCACTGCTGTTAGAAGAAGatttgatatgtgtgtgtatgtgtgtatgtgtgtgtgtgtgtgtgtgtgtgtgtgtgtgtgtgtcatcagtcCTGAGATGAATTAGTGATACATGTTCTTTTGTGTGCAGAGGAGCTGGTGTTAGGTTCATACAGAGAGCCTGCACAGACCTGGGACAAGGACTATGAccacttcctgcttcctctgctcATCGCCCAGGAGCCGTGCTACATCCTCTACCGGCTCGACTCTCAGAACGCACACGGCTACGAGTGGATCTTCATCGCTTGGTCACCTGACCAGTCACCAGTATGTGGACGAGAAGTTACAGTGACTTTAACCATATGTCTCACCTACGGTCCTTCAAAGCACTAACCCTCAAGCTTACTGACATAAACTAAGACTGACACGGAAACTATGTGATAAAAAcagtctttgaaaaaaaaagagctaaaaTTAATGTCTTATAAATCTATCATACAATGGAGATGTAGGTAGGCCTATAatgattttagtttttgtctttgttcatGTGCAGGTTCAGAAAGATGATTCATTTTGGGCAaagagttatttatttatttatttattttttactgagtttgaattaaaaaaacaaatgcatattaggttttagatagatagatagatagatagatagatacatcgattttagattttaaaaataatttgtaaagatcatcttttattttttgtattaaacAATAACTGTTGCAAAATACTTGTTCTTAACTTTGTACTTGTGAGAATAGTAAAAGtgaaactaaataaatgaatgaacacaaaaaACGTTATCACCAAACTATACCAAACTgactagaaataaaaatagagctATAAAAATACAGACAACTATAATAACCTCGCTACCAGCTCGTTATTTATTGTCTCCTTTGCCCCCGCTAGGTGAGGCAGAAGATGGTGTACGCAGCGACCCGTGCCACACTGAAGAAAGAGTTTGGAGGAGGTCACATCAAAGACGAGATGTTCGGCACAGTAGAGGTAATAAAATCATTCCACTGCCATCCTCTTGTGTCTTCTAGCTTGAATTAGagtgacaatgtgtgtgtgtgtgtgtgtgtgtgtgtgtgtgtgtgtgtgtgtgtgtgtgtttgcgtttgcAGGATGACCTGTGCTTCCAGGGCTATCTGCGGCACatgtcctcctgctcctcccctGCTCCTCTCACAGTAGCTGAACAGGAATTACAACGAATTAAAGTCACAGAGGTAGGTGAGACAAAGAATGCAGGATGTCTCAATGGGATATGAACTGCAAATTAACTCCatatgtgtttttctcttgtttccatTCAGGATAAAGTTGTATGGGTACGTTCTTTCTCTTCCTACTGAGATTTTAGgcatggggtggggggtgggggtgtatcgggacacagacagagatatCAAAACAACTTGATCTTTTCTGTCCACAGGATGAACGTAGACGAATTGGTACTCCAACAGCACGAGCAAAGGTGAGTTAAGTCCTGTGACCCAGTATCTaccatttgcatattttccCCCTTCATTTAGGTGTTAGTTTGTAAAACCAGTGATGACTGAGTGTTGGGAATATTGGTGCAGAGTAGAGTAGTGTAACATTTCCTTGCATCGACTATAAATGCTGCAAATTTAACCCCAAACTGCCAAGAGAAATGAAACACTTTGAATCAATTTAttcatgacaacaaaacaacaacaacaacaacaacaacaacaacaaaaagatcTAATGTTGTGATAACCTAACTATACTATGAATTGCAACTTTTTGGTCAAtaccttttttttcaaataaatgagtaattcttttgtctattttttacatttcagatgtGAGAAGAATGATAGTTTCACATTATTGCATGTTTATTAATAGACATAGAATTTTACTTAAAAGCGCTGAATCGAATCATTACAATTTTgaatcataataaaaaataaaaaataaaaaaaaaaacgttaatTAGTGATTTGAACTGCATTGATGTTAAGGCAAAGATTCACATCCTAAGTGCAGGGTCTTGTATGTTTTGGCAACCCTGCAGGTGACGATGGAGTTTGGCTTAGACAAAAGGGCACAGACTCTTCAGGGTCTCGCGTTCCCTTTACAAGAGGAGGCCAAACGAGCTCTGCAGCAACTCAAGCAGAAACGTATCAACTATATACAGCTGGTGAGCACTACCTGCATCGACATGAAACATTTATGACAGATCACAGCGTACATCATGTTGTGTATTCCCTGAGTGTGTTACATGGGAGGCTGGACTGGTGAAGCCAAATTCTGCTTCTCAAATTGGTTCGGTCCAAGATTCTTGGAACCATGGTGTAAACTGAGGAACTGGCATGCATCTTGAccaatttttggaaaaaaatttAATACTCTGGGAGCATATGACCATAGTATCGTGGTGACTCTTGAGAGCCCAACCCCTCATACCTGTTGGAATAAATAACATACCTAATCTGAGCCTGATAGGTTTCAGATTGAGAATAATAAACTCTAAATCATGTAAGTATCTTAACCAGTGTCCTGATTCAGTCCTGGAGAAGTGAGCAGGATGTTACCGGAAAAGTGCAGCTGCTACCCATAGAAAggcaaatgcaaaatgttttttatttgcagatgtGTACACAAGTGTGAGGGAGTCTCTGTTTAGTGTTAACCTATCCTTGAAgaataattcaattcaattcaattcaattcaattcaattcaattcaattttatttatttgtatagcccagaatcacaaatacaaatttgtctcaaagggctttacagaaaaatacaacatcctctgtccttagaccctcacatcggatgaggaacaactccctaaaaaaaattcacatccACTCAGTTCACATTTGAGAATAACTATTTTCTGCTTCCAGCTGAGAACcaatttttccttttgttaAACACTCCACCATATTTGGTGGAAAAGCAGGTGTGTATCCAGGGCTGGGGCGCAGGGTTGAGACAGAAGAGGGGCTGGAAACAGGGACCAGAGGGGACAAATAGAATTGTAGATTTGCAAAAACTAGAAATGACTGTTGTGAATGTGTTGGTGAATGACCGGCAGCAGAGATATGATCTGGCGGTGTGGTGGTGGCTGAGCAGAGTTTAAGTAAGTTGCAGCTGGCGTGGCTCTGCTCTGACTCCAGCACACCTGTCTGCACTCACACAAtcccacccacatacacacacatacacacacagggagagagccACTGGGAGAGTGGTAACAGGTTAGTCTGGGGCAGAGTGGGATGTGGAGGGTGTGTCCGTGGAGGCTGCAGGGACAGATGCAGCCCTGTGTTGAACAGCTGAGTGCTTTTGTTAACCAGTGGCACAGGAGTTACATAATCTGCTGCTCTAATCAAGagtcgctgtgtgtgtttgtgtgtgtgtattgatgtATTTCTTTACAGTCCCCAACATGCAGGAATATGGCTTACATCGTCTTTGTGTGTCCCCTGGGCTCAGTGCAAagcttgtttctgtgtgtgttgcagaggttggatgtagagagagagactatcGAGCTTGTCCACACCAACCCGACAGAGACCCACGAGCTTCCCTACAGGATCCCCACCGACTCTCCCAGATATCACTTCTTCGTCTTCAAACACTCCCACCAGGGCCAGCTGCAGGAGGCGTTGGGTCAgtacagtgtcagtgtcagtgtacGTTTGGCGTGAGAGGGCGTAGGTCTGATCAGCTCTGTAAATGGACAGGTACAAAGGCAGGATGTTTTTTATGTCACAACTAATTGTTGAACCTTTAGAAAGGACCATGGGCCTAATTCAATATTGcatcatttatcttttttttttttatttttttttttttacctgcactCATTTGAGCCAGTTTTCTATTTTACTGCTCAACTTAGTTTAACAGAACAAAGGgctgttttgtgcatttttagcAAATGTCAGATGCTGTGCAGCAATCATGGAAGCACACACTCTTTGCACACAGGCTGGCACAATCATATGATAAACCCTcgtacaacaataataataataataataacaaaagtgGTTTTAACAGGTAATGATATAATCAACTTAATGTTAAGCACAAAGTAACCCTATTTCAGATCTCTACAGATGTTATACCATGACTGCATGTCTCTTTCAGTGTTCATATACTCCATGCCCGGGTACACCTGTAGTATCAAGGAGCGGATGTTATACTCCAGCTGTAAGAACCGGCTACTGGACGAAGTAGAGAGAGATTATCAACTGGAGGTCACCAAAAAGGTGCAGATCAACAAATCCACcaccacatccacacacacacacacacacacacatccacacacacacacacacacacacacacacacacacacacacacacacacacacacacacagacacacacacacacacacacacacacacacacacacacacacacacacacacacacacacaaatatacaaacacattCTTTGTAAACTGAAAACAAGGCAGTAAACAAGAcaaccactttgaaaaccactgtgttAATATTATAGCCAACATTATGGTTGCCTTGGAGGTCTCACTCTCATAAAATATGAGGGAGTACTTTAAGATCATGTTTTAGTCTTACCATACTTGcatgtatttgtcagtgttcaaatatGGCATCAGAACTATTTAATCCTgagcacaaaccaaaaaatcTTTTCAGGGTCCTTAGAGCAAAAATCATTTGCTATGGTAGTCTGCTGCTTACAGCCCCCCTCTAGCCATTGATTAAACCTAcattacattcattcattcatcttctaaaccgcttctCCTCactacatgttttgtttttgtttttcatgaaaaaacatcccttcatgccttaaaacagcttaaatgtaactctacaCCTTGTGCCTATTAGGTATGCCATGCATACTTAACAGGTGCAAGGTGTAGcgtctatgaatatgcaaatagtccccgCCCACCTCCCTACCCGCTCACACACAGGCTCATAACTTGTGTTGGATAATCTCTCcatatagggaaaaaaaaatcagcaaattgATTTGTTACACTaacattgagtacgtttacatgcacaccatattccggttcggctcaatattccggttaaggtaactgcgccgcggcaactggaatattccgtttacatgtcacttggcatgcccccgtgtttcggcgtattccactctctgacgtaatgcaacactcagccgcggggggcagcagcacgcgtataggcgtctggtctgccggaaaaacagacgaagaagtcttcttcctcgtcttcttcttctttttctcgttcttctgtcgctatttctatgttttctcccatcgatatactccgtgatatttaagtcttttattagctgaaggtggactgcagtctcctggctcttgctgctgttcgccatgccgttttccccgcttgcagtaaccatagcaacgaagacgccacagaagtccttgtgagtcgagcatgcgcagtcgtgactgaatattccggttcggggcattttccgactaaggtgtttacatgccccaatattccggttggaacaggaatattccaggggtcttattcggaattctctccaaccggaatatgaccttaatcgggttcggtgcgtgtttacatgacacgtgcgcaaccggaatattcgcaatattccggttaatacaggaataaggtctgcatgtaaacgtgctcattgttCATGCGAAGGAGCCGTTTCaagttggtcttttttttttgtctttttttttttttttttaaagtaaaacacTTGAGTGACATGCAAAGCAACACCCCATCAGCTGATGGGATTGGCTGTCGGATTTGTGACGTACCAGGGGTGTGTCTGAAGATTTTAGGGGCATACACAGTCACCTCTACCTTCAGTAGGCGATTGTAAAAacacctctctagtgacaaactttccacagatacaagtcagtatagtcaaggtcagacattttatgggacacaaacacaagaaaaacgCATTTTTGAGCGGGCAGGGACTTTAATGAAAGTTAACTTGGGGGGgtctgaaacatgaaaaaagtttgataACGAACTGTTGTATATTAAAGAATAAAGGCCATATTGAAATATGTAGCCAGTAatctgtgcgtgcatgtgcctGCTGATGTGTATgtatcaatgtgtgtgtgtatgtgtgtgtgtagatggagATAGACAGTGGAGATGGCCTCACAGAAGACTTCCTGTATGAGGAGGTTCACCCGATGGAGCACACCCTAAAGCAGGCCTTTGCCAAGCCCCGAGGCCCGGGAGGAAAGAGGGGCAACAAACGGCTCATCAAGGGTGCGGGGGAGAACGGAGAGGAGAGTTagatgtgtgcacacaaatacaagcacatgcacacaggcaatCCAACAGCATATCTATGAATTGACTTCTTCTTTGGCTGCTTAGCATCTagacatttcttcttcttcacttctACTTGTGGACATATGAGGACATACATTTTATGCtgaacttcaaaaaaaaaaaaaaaaaaatccaccataaAGCAGAAATCATATGTTTCCCTTTGGTGTAAAGATGTTAAGTCTCAACATGAACGTTGCTATCATGACAGCGATATTTGAGTTTCATGGCTTCATGGTCATTTACTGGGAATatgagcacttttttttttttttttttttttttttttgcttcatgacTGTTAATATTatgtaaaatcacatttcagTGTAAAAGTACAAGAAAATATTCAGAACATGTGATAAATTGGCAATAATTTAAGATAGATGGGCAGTTCTGCAGATAATTATGAAGATCAAGAAATCTTAAGCATACACTGTTTTTAAGTGATCATCTTGATTTTTCCCATATGCCAGTTACTATCAGTGTTGCAGGCAATATTACACATCTATATTGTCTGTATGTGATGAGCTGAAGAGCTCATCAGTTTTTCTCTCAGTGCTGCTGAACCAGACATCTCTAATGTCAGCACGAGTTAGTAAGTCAGTTTTAGGGAAGGATGCGCTTCATACATATTGATTTGAATTATTCAAGATCACTGGGAAATGGCTGTGAGATtctgttttagggtggattccTCTTTCTTTTGCCCACTTCTACGCCTATGCTGTGCCCATGGTCCACTGTTTACCACGTGTAAATTCACTCACACCTCTTACACAGTTGCCTTAGCCTTCTAAGTCACCCAAGCAAGGTTTGACTACATTCAGCTGAAGGCTGTTGTTTTACATGGTCctagaataaaatatttttatctttacttCCTCGTCTTTGCATccatggctttgtgtgtgtgtgtgtttgtgtgtgtgtgtatgtgtgtcttcacgcacacatacattctGAGATGTCGGAGAGGCCTGACTCTCTCACAGTCATGTGAGCCAGTTAAAGATCCATAAGGGATCCaggctcagcagcagaggtcagTTTCTGTGTGAGAGCGTTTTCCCAGAAAGCGCTCTACCAGGAAGCCCTCAGCTGCCTGTCATGCTGCATTCAATTCTCATCAGGAAGCTGGTAGATAGCAGCTTCTGGCTTGTAAAAATGACATTACTGACAGCTTTAAGGTGGTTAGCAGCAATGATTAACCCTGATTTTTATGACATTCTCTCAtcaccaaaaagaaaatatttgcaGTTCAGTGTAGGAAATGGTTtacacatttcaaataaaatgactaGGATGGACAAATTGCATCACATAATCATTTTGTGATCATAGTTTTTTTAACATGTACAAGGCACAACCAGGCTTCCTGGATTTTTGTTTAGTGTTGTAGCAGCATATAatggctcagtggttagcagTCTACACTGTTACCTACACAGATTTGAATGTGGTATCTGTATTTGCCTGGTAATGGACAAGTGACTTTTTCAGACTGTCCTACTGTCTTTCCCCCCAACATAATGTTGGGACTGTCTCCAGCCCTGCAGGCGTGGCCCTACCAGGAATAGGGTGGATTAACAATACAAAGAATTAGACAGTGCAATGTTTGATTTGCTGTAAACATAAACCAGATGATGCTTCTCACTAAGTGCGCTTGTGTTCAAAGCATGGACAGGCTGAGAGTAATTATCATGAGAAACCAAAGTCAACCATATGGCGCTGGGTGTCATTACTCCCACGTGAAGCAAATGCAACATTAGATGCAAAGCATGAACATGAGGTGGAACATGAGCTGTGTCAAGACGgccagagagagcgagaggaacaCCGGAAACAGGGCTGCGTGCCTTCCAAATAAAAGCCTGGAATGTGGCATTGTAGGAGGATATGTGGTATATGGATTGATACGGGACAACGAAATCAACCCAAAATACTCAGCGGAATTGTTGCACTCGATATTGACTAAATGAACTCAGTGATGGGCATTCAAGAAGAGGAGTGCCACGAGTCTTCAGGGTTTTATTCCGACTGAACAGGACACCAGGTGATTTCTCTGAGGATGAAGGTGTGCTAATCGGTGCAATCTCCTTGTCTGGTGTTTAACCTGAGCGATCTCCTGCTGACTGATCGGCTTTCCCGCAGCCCGACTCCCAGCCCTACCTGTGCCGTGAAGCGAGTAGGCCTACTAATGAGATCACTttgggctttattttgaaagtgtcCCTGCGCAGCTCCGTGAGAGCGGGCGGACAGCGCCGGGCTGTGTCACTGCGGGCggtgaaacacaaaacatttcttgGAAGCAGATTCCAAGAACTTCCGTCAGCCTCAATCTGAACATAGAAAAGAGGCGTCTTCTCCTCGTCCCTCCACTCCCCAGCATAAAGAGCCGCGTCTCAggagctctctctttctctctctttttaaaaaaatgtatttatttatttatttatttatttttaccga encodes the following:
- the twf2b gene encoding twinfilin-2b isoform X2 — its product is MSHQTGIHATSELKEFLARARGGAIRIMKIVIRNEELVLGSYREPAQTWDKDYDHFLLPLLIAQEPCYILYRLDSQNAHGYEWIFIAWSPDQSPVRQKMVYAATRATLKKEFGGGHIKDEMFGTVEDDLCFQGYLRHMSSCSSPAPLTVAEQELQRIKVTEVTMEFGLDKRAQTLQGLAFPLQEEAKRALQQLKQKRINYIQLRLDVERETIELVHTNPTETHELPYRIPTDSPRYHFFVFKHSHQGQLQEALVFIYSMPGYTCSIKERMLYSSCKNRLLDEVERDYQLEVTKKMEIDSGDGLTEDFLYEEVHPMEHTLKQAFAKPRGPGGKRGNKRLIKGAGENGEES
- the twf2b gene encoding twinfilin-2b isoform X1, which translates into the protein MSHQTGIHATSELKEFLARARGGAIRIMKIVIRNEELVLGSYREPAQTWDKDYDHFLLPLLIAQEPCYILYRLDSQNAHGYEWIFIAWSPDQSPVRQKMVYAATRATLKKEFGGGHIKDEMFGTVEDDLCFQGYLRHMSSCSSPAPLTVAEQELQRIKVTEVGETKNVTMEFGLDKRAQTLQGLAFPLQEEAKRALQQLKQKRINYIQLRLDVERETIELVHTNPTETHELPYRIPTDSPRYHFFVFKHSHQGQLQEALVFIYSMPGYTCSIKERMLYSSCKNRLLDEVERDYQLEVTKKMEIDSGDGLTEDFLYEEVHPMEHTLKQAFAKPRGPGGKRGNKRLIKGAGENGEES